The following coding sequences lie in one Vitis vinifera cultivar Pinot Noir 40024 chromosome 19, ASM3070453v1 genomic window:
- the LOC100253680 gene encoding uncharacterized protein LOC100253680, which produces MASNLLKIHLQTFRSTNPSTPFPVAKILFQSLSFPTEQHHQHQYHVSFFPQQLPSKRKISPPPLQSSLSSSTPPTSREDAILQAKTCLSTTLEKPLNNPKLTGKLKKQKQPKFRVEIPVIDDSPASLSQLAFDVFGDIPNKRKGSPVKILILWPNPTLTEAAIKTFELHSTNHVEHMDISSITNESNRILNSSDVAIFLAPETSQLAVMKTVTETLYPKPIVIFNPKWAFEDESNFGGLSGFVGSFEVIYSFMGLEVRGVLSKRKGVVFKCVRDGVLSGEKWTVLVEEEGELKVVSRFKARPAIGEVENVLYNLMAINSPITKSAKFLRGLVSNVTGKK; this is translated from the coding sequence ATGGCTTCCAATCTCCTCAAAATCCATTTACAGACTTTCAGATCTACAAATCCCTCGACCCCATTTCCGGTCGCTAAAATTCTCTTCCAATCTCTCTCATTTCCCACTGAACAACATCACCAACACCAATACCATGTGTCTTTCTTCCCACAGCAACTCCCCAGCAAGCGAAAAATCTCTCCTCCACCTCTTCAATCCTCGTTGTCTTCCTCCACCCCACCCACCTCAAGAGAAGATGCCATCCTCCAAGCCAAGACCTGCCTCTCCACCACTTTAGAAAAGCCCCTCAACAACCCTAAACTCACTGGCAAACTCAAGAAACAGAAGCAGCCCAAGTTTCGGGTTGAAATTCCAGTCATTGATGACTCCCCTGCTTCACTCTCCCAACTCGCTTTTGATGTCTTTGGCGACATACCCAACAAGAGAAAAGGTTCCCCTGTTAAGATCCTCATATTGTGGCCTAACCCCACATTGACAGAAGCTGCAATTAAGACCTTTGAGCTTCACTCAACAAACCATGTTGAACACATGGACATCTCTTCAATTACTAACGAGAGTAACAGAATTTTGAATTCTTCTGATGTGGCAATATTTTTGGCGCCTGAGACTTCACAATTGGCAGTTATGAAAACAGTAACTGAGACTTTGTACCCAAAGCCAATAGTGATTTTCAACCCCAAATGGGCTTTTGAGGATGAGAGCAACTTTGGAGGGCTGAGTGGCTTTGTGGGTTCATTTGAAGTGATTTATTCGTTCATGGGGTTGGAGGTTAGAGGGGTTTTGAGCAAGAGAAAGGGAGTGGTTTTCAAGTGTGTGAGAGATGGGGTTTTGAGTGGTGAGAAATGGACTGTTCTGgttgaagaagaaggagaacTGAAGGTAGTTTCCAGGTTCAAGGCAAGGCCAGCTATTGGTGAAGTCGAGAATGTTTTGTATAACTTAATGGCCATCAACTCACCCATAACGAAGTCGGCAAAATTTTTGAGGGGTCTGGTGTCAAATGTAACAGGAAAAAAGTAA
- the LOC100258828 gene encoding putative zinc finger protein CONSTANS-LIKE 11 isoform X3, translated as MGSVEPVCEFCGVARAVVYCKQDMAALCLQCDGFVHSANFISQRHVRSLLCDKCNSQPATIQCLEDEACLCESCECNVNSCLGSEHKHQPLSFYSGSPSPEEFIEIWSSSPSCKSPVSLSTNCINSYWENRNNSRSLFWSVTSLTNRMKELETFTKMSSSPMSPPQALFFSSVPQLLKAVNDQEPINPCRSQSVNLNFPTGLVQSGASLSLSNITGESCVADYQDCGLSAVILNGNPTWDANLGTSCSQARVEAKKRYNKKKKTRMFGKQIRYASRKVRADSRQREKGRFVKAGETYGYNFH; from the exons ATGGGAAGTGTGGAGCCTGTTTGTGAGTTTTGTGGGGTGGCGAGGGCAGTGGTGTACTGCAAACAGGACATGGCGGCCCTTTGCTTGCAGTGTGATGGCTTTGTGCACTCTGCAAATTTTATATCACAACGCCATGTCCGTTCCCTTCTATGTGACAAGTGCAATTCCCAGCCAGCAACAATTCAATGCCTAGAAGATGAAGCCTGTCTTTGTGAGAGCTGTGAGTGTAATGTTAATTCCTGCTTGGGCTCTGAACACAAGCACCAGCCCTTAAGCTTTTATTCGGGCAGTCCTTCCCCGGAAGAGTTCATAGAAATTTGGTCATCTTCTCCAAGCTGCAAGAGTCCAGTATCTTTGAGTACAAATTGCATCAACAGCTACTGGGAGAATAGGAACAATAGTAGAAGCTTGTTCTGGTCAGTGACATCATTGACCAACAGGATGAAGGAATTGGAAACTTTTACTAAGATGTCCTCATCACCCATGAGTCCACCTCAAGCACTGTTCTTCTCCTCGGTGCCACAACTTTTAAAG GCTGTGAATGATCAAGAACCTATAAACCCCTGCAGAAGCCAAAGTGTCAACCTAAATTTTCCTACTGGGCTAGTTCAATCTGGTGCCTCACTCTCCCTATCCAACATCACTGGTGAAAGCTGTGTTGCTGACTATCAAGATTGTGGATTATCGGCAGTAATTTTAAATGGGAATCCAACTTGGGATGCGAATCTGGGGACTAGTTGCTCTCAGGCAAGGGTTGAAGCCAAGAAGAGAtacaataagaaaaagaaaacccgAAT GTTCGGGAAACAAATAAGATATGCTTCTCGTAAAGTCAGAGCTGATAGTAGACAACGTGAAAAAGGTAGGTTTGTGAAGGCAGGTGAAACTTATGGCTACAATTTCCACTAA
- the LOC100258828 gene encoding putative zinc finger protein CONSTANS-LIKE 11 isoform X1 — MGSVEPVCEFCGVARAVVYCKQDMAALCLQCDGFVHSANFISQRHVRSLLCDKCNSQPATIQCLEDEACLCESCECNVNSCLGSEHKHQPLSFYSGSPSPEEFIEIWSSSPSCKSPVSLSTNCINSYWENRNNSRSLFWSVTSLTNRMKELETFTKMSSSPMSPPQALFFSSVPQLLKQDPSESQNLHICNVNNPCEGRMDDAELNLEKSDKVYGSLQCYINSFEDIGMSCPYMDKSLPADESNIKAVNDQEPINPCRSQSVNLNFPTGLVQSGASLSLSNITGESCVADYQDCGLSAVILNGNPTWDANLGTSCSQARVEAKKRYNKKKKTRMFGKQIRYASRKVRADSRQREKGRFVKAGETYGYNFH, encoded by the exons ATGGGAAGTGTGGAGCCTGTTTGTGAGTTTTGTGGGGTGGCGAGGGCAGTGGTGTACTGCAAACAGGACATGGCGGCCCTTTGCTTGCAGTGTGATGGCTTTGTGCACTCTGCAAATTTTATATCACAACGCCATGTCCGTTCCCTTCTATGTGACAAGTGCAATTCCCAGCCAGCAACAATTCAATGCCTAGAAGATGAAGCCTGTCTTTGTGAGAGCTGTGAGTGTAATGTTAATTCCTGCTTGGGCTCTGAACACAAGCACCAGCCCTTAAGCTTTTATTCGGGCAGTCCTTCCCCGGAAGAGTTCATAGAAATTTGGTCATCTTCTCCAAGCTGCAAGAGTCCAGTATCTTTGAGTACAAATTGCATCAACAGCTACTGGGAGAATAGGAACAATAGTAGAAGCTTGTTCTGGTCAGTGACATCATTGACCAACAGGATGAAGGAATTGGAAACTTTTACTAAGATGTCCTCATCACCCATGAGTCCACCTCAAGCACTGTTCTTCTCCTCGGTGCCACAACTTTTAAAG CAAGACCCCTCAGAGTCACAGAATCTTCATATTTGCAATGTTAATAATCCCTGCGAGGGGAGAATGGATGACGCAGAATTGAATTTAGAGAAGAGTGATAAGGTGTATGGCAGCTTACAGTGTTATATCAATTCTTTCGAGGATATTGGAATGAGTTGCCCATACATGGACAAAAGCTTGCCAGCTGATGAATCTAATATCAAG GCTGTGAATGATCAAGAACCTATAAACCCCTGCAGAAGCCAAAGTGTCAACCTAAATTTTCCTACTGGGCTAGTTCAATCTGGTGCCTCACTCTCCCTATCCAACATCACTGGTGAAAGCTGTGTTGCTGACTATCAAGATTGTGGATTATCGGCAGTAATTTTAAATGGGAATCCAACTTGGGATGCGAATCTGGGGACTAGTTGCTCTCAGGCAAGGGTTGAAGCCAAGAAGAGAtacaataagaaaaagaaaacccgAAT GTTCGGGAAACAAATAAGATATGCTTCTCGTAAAGTCAGAGCTGATAGTAGACAACGTGAAAAAGGTAGGTTTGTGAAGGCAGGTGAAACTTATGGCTACAATTTCCACTAA
- the LOC100258828 gene encoding putative zinc finger protein CONSTANS-LIKE 11 isoform X2 produces MGSVEPVCEFCGVARAVVYCKQDMAALCLQCDGFVHSANFISQRHVRSLLCDKCNSQPATIQCLEDEACLCESCECNVNSCLGSEHKHQPLSFYSGSPSPEEFIEIWSSSPSCKSPVSLSTNCINSYWENRNNSRSLFWSVTSLTNRMKELETFTKMSSSPMSPPQALFFSSVPQLLKQDPSESQNLHICNVNNPCEGRMDDAELNLEKSDKVYGSLQCYINSFEDIGMSCPYMDKSLPADESNIKAVNDQEPINPCRSQSVNLNFPTGLVQSGASLSLSNITGESCVADYQDCGLSAVILNGNPTWDANLGTSCSQARVEAKKRYNKKKKTRMYVRETNKICFS; encoded by the exons ATGGGAAGTGTGGAGCCTGTTTGTGAGTTTTGTGGGGTGGCGAGGGCAGTGGTGTACTGCAAACAGGACATGGCGGCCCTTTGCTTGCAGTGTGATGGCTTTGTGCACTCTGCAAATTTTATATCACAACGCCATGTCCGTTCCCTTCTATGTGACAAGTGCAATTCCCAGCCAGCAACAATTCAATGCCTAGAAGATGAAGCCTGTCTTTGTGAGAGCTGTGAGTGTAATGTTAATTCCTGCTTGGGCTCTGAACACAAGCACCAGCCCTTAAGCTTTTATTCGGGCAGTCCTTCCCCGGAAGAGTTCATAGAAATTTGGTCATCTTCTCCAAGCTGCAAGAGTCCAGTATCTTTGAGTACAAATTGCATCAACAGCTACTGGGAGAATAGGAACAATAGTAGAAGCTTGTTCTGGTCAGTGACATCATTGACCAACAGGATGAAGGAATTGGAAACTTTTACTAAGATGTCCTCATCACCCATGAGTCCACCTCAAGCACTGTTCTTCTCCTCGGTGCCACAACTTTTAAAG CAAGACCCCTCAGAGTCACAGAATCTTCATATTTGCAATGTTAATAATCCCTGCGAGGGGAGAATGGATGACGCAGAATTGAATTTAGAGAAGAGTGATAAGGTGTATGGCAGCTTACAGTGTTATATCAATTCTTTCGAGGATATTGGAATGAGTTGCCCATACATGGACAAAAGCTTGCCAGCTGATGAATCTAATATCAAG GCTGTGAATGATCAAGAACCTATAAACCCCTGCAGAAGCCAAAGTGTCAACCTAAATTTTCCTACTGGGCTAGTTCAATCTGGTGCCTCACTCTCCCTATCCAACATCACTGGTGAAAGCTGTGTTGCTGACTATCAAGATTGTGGATTATCGGCAGTAATTTTAAATGGGAATCCAACTTGGGATGCGAATCTGGGGACTAGTTGCTCTCAGGCAAGGGTTGAAGCCAAGAAGAGAtacaataagaaaaagaaaacccgAATGTAT GTTCGGGAAACAAATAAGATATGCTTCTCGTAA
- the LOC100264056 gene encoding probable galacturonosyltransferase 12, with protein MQLHISPSLRHVTVLPGKGVREFIKVKVGSRRVSYRMVFYSLLFFTFLLRFVFVLTAVDTIDGETKCSTIGCLGKRLGPRILGGRHESPVPEVMYQILDEPASKDEIQGRDDIPQTLEEFTAEVKESRSDARAFAIKLRAMVTLLEQRTRTAKIQEYLYRHVASSSIPKQLHCLALRLANEHSTNANARLQLPSAELVPYLVDNSYFHFVLASDNILAASVVASSLIRNALRPHKVVLHIITDRKTYSPMQAWFSLHPLSPAIIEVKGLHHFDWFTKGKVPVLEAMEKDQRVRSQFRGGSSAIVANNTEKPYVIAAKLQALSPKYNSVMNHIRIHLPELFPSLNKIVFLDDDIVVQTDLTPLWDIDMEGKVNGAVETCRGDDKFVMSKRLKSYLNFSHPLIAKNFDPNECAWAYGMNIFDLEAWRKTNISRTYHSWLQENLKSDLSLWQLGTLPPGLIAFHGHVHVIDPFWHMLGLGYQDNTSLADAESAGVVHFNGRAKPWLEIAFPQLRPLWAKYVDFSDKFIKSCHIRAS; from the exons ATGCAGCTCCACATATCGCCCAGTTTGCGGCATGTAACTGTGCTGCCTGGGAAAGGAGTGAGGGAATTCATCAAAGTGAAGGTTGGTTCGAGGCGGGTTTCGTATAGGATGGTGTTTTACTCCCTTCTCTTCTTCACATTTCTTCTGAGGTTCGTCTTCGTTTTGACAGCAGTGGACACCATTGACGGGGAAACCAAGTGCTCTACCATAG GTTGCTTGGGGAAAAGACTAGGACCGAGGATTTTGGGAGGAAGGCATGAATCACCT GTCCCAGAAGTGATGTATCAAATACTAGATGAACCTGCAAGTAAAGATGAAATTCAAGGGAGGGATGATATCCCTCAGACGTTGGAAGAGTTCACGGCTGAAGTGAAGGAAAGCAGATCAGATGCAAGGGCATTTGCTATTAAACTTAGAGCCATG GTGACACTGCTTGAACAAAGGACAAGAACGGCTAAAATCCAAGAATACCTATACAGGCATGTGGCGTCCAGCAGCATACCAAAGCAGCTCCACTGCCTTGCTCTAAGACTAGCCAACGAGCACTCAACCAATGCCAACGCCCGCCTCCAGCTCCCCTCTGCAGAGCTCGTCCCCTATCTCGTTGATAACTCCTACTTCCACTTTGTCCTCGCCTCTGATAATATCCTTGCTGCCTCTGTTGTGGCCTCATCTCTCATACGCAATGCGCTACGCCCCCATAAAGTTGTTCTACACATTATCACAGACAGGAAAACTTACTCCCCCATGCAGGCATGGTTCTCTTTGCACCCTTTATCGCCTGCGATAATTGAGGTCAAGGGGCTGCATCACTTTGATTGGTTTACAAAAGGAAAGGTCCCGGTTTTGGAAGCTATGGAGAAGGATCAGCGCGTAAGGTCTCAGTTTAGAGGCGGGTCTTCAGCCATTGTGGCAAATAATACTGAGAAACCTTATGTCATTGCAGCAAAGTTGCAAGCTCTTAGTCCGAAGTATAATTCAGTGATGAATCACATCAGGATACATCTACCTGAG TTGTTTCCTAGTCTTAACAAGATAGTGTTCCTCGACGATGACATCGTGGTTCAAACTGATCTTACACCTCTGTGGGACATTGACATGGAAGGGAAAGTGAATGGTGCAGTGGAAACTTGTCGGGGAGATGATAAATTTGTTATGTCCAAGAGGCTGAAGAGCTATTTGAACTTCTCACATCCTTTGATAGCAAAGAATTTTGATCCAAATGAATGTGCTTGGGCTTACGGCATGAACATATTTGACCTAGAGGCTTGGAGGAAGACCAACATAAGCCGCACATACCATAGCTGGCTTCAAGAG AACTTGAAATCAGACCTCAGTTTGTGGCAATTGGGCACATTACCACCAGGCCTAATAGCATTCCATGGCCATGTACACGTTATAGATCCCTTCTGGCACATGCTGGGACTAGGGTACCAAGACAATACAAGTCTAGCAGATGCTGAAAGCGCCGGGGTGGTCCATTTTAATGGAAGAGCGAAGCCATGGCTTGAGATCGCGTTCCCACAGCTAAGGCCACTGTGGGCAAAGTATGTCGACTTCTCTGACAAATTCATCAAGAGTTGTCACATTAGGGCATCTTGA
- the LOC100263996 gene encoding disease resistance protein At4g27190, producing the protein MEFVASVLGSVVAEACRHLCGFPCSKFSNPFKFKSNVNDLEKEIQHLTDLRSEVENEFNFESVSTTRVIEWLTAVGGVESKVSSTTTDLSANKEKCYGGFVNCCLRGGEVAKALKEVRRLQADGNSIANMVAAHGQSRAVEHIPAQSIEDQPTASQNLAKILHLLEDGVGSIGVWGMGGVGKTTLVKNLNNKLGNSSSTPPFGMVIWVTVSKQLDLMRIQTRIAERLSMGVDKNDSTENVAIKLHRRLKQQNKFLLILDDVWEGIDLDALGVPRPEVHPGCKIILTTRFRDVCREMKTDVEFKMNVLNDAEAWYLFCKSAGKVATLRHIKPLAKAVAKECGGLPLEIIIMGTSMRGKTKVELWNNSLNQLQSSLPYSIKGIEAKVYRPLKWSYDSLQEGLIDNQKNYDDIHNTGIALVESLKDCCLLEDGDFKDTVKMHDVVRDVALWIASSLEDECKSLVRSGVSLSHISPVELSGPLKRVSFMLNSLKSLPNCVMQCSEVSTLLLQDNPLLRRVPEDFFVGFLALKVLNMSGTHIRRLPLSLLQLGQLHSLLLRDCIYLEELPPLGSLNRLQVLDCNGTGIKELPNEMEQLSNLRVLNLSRTDYLKTIQAGVVSELSGLEILDMTHSNYKWGVKEGQASLEELGCLEQLIFCSIGLDRNTCTASEELVWITKLKRFQFLMGSTDSMIDKRTKYKERVVIFSDLDLSGERIGGWLTHVDALDLDSCWGLNGMLETLVTNSVGCFSCLKKLTISHSYSSFKPAEGHGAQYDLLPNLEEIHLHFLKHLHSISELVDHLGLRFSKLRVMEVTRCPYLDHLLDCGGVILTLENLEDLKVSSCPEVVELFKCSSLSNSEADPIVPGLQRIKLTDLPKLNSLSRQRGTWPHLAYVEVIGCDSLKKLPLSKRSANALKEIVGELEWWNRLEWDRIDIQSKLQPFFKEQRPY; encoded by the exons ATGGAATTCGTGGCTTCAGTATTGGGGTCAGTAGTTGCAGAAGCTTGTCGACATCTTTGTGGGTTTCCCTGTTCTAAATTTAGTAATCCCTTCAAATTCAAATCAAACGTTAATGATCTCGAAAAGGAGATTCAGCATCTAACTGATCTGAGATCTGAAGTGGAAAATGAGTTTAATTTTGAGTCGGTTTCAACGACACGAGTAATTGAGTGGCTTACGGCGGTTGGAGGGGTAGAGAGTAAGGTTAGTTCAACGACAACAGATTTATCAGCCAACAAAGAGAAGTGTTACGGTGGATTTGTAAATTGCTGTCTGCGTGGTGGGGAAGTGGCAAAGGCCCTCAAGGAGGTACGAAGACTTCAAGCCGATGGAAATTCCATCGCCAACATGGTCGCTGCCCATGGTCAATCAAGAGCAGTGGAGCACATACCAGCCCAATCAATTGAAGATCAACCAACAGCTTCCCAAAATTTGGCCAAAATTTTGCATCTTCTGGAGGATGGTGTTGGGAGTATAGGCGTTTGGGGTATGGGGGGAGTGGGCAAAACCACTCTGGTAAAGAACTTGAACAACAAGCTCGGGAATTCTTCTTCAACCCCACCTTTTGGCATGGTCATATGGGTTACTGTGTCCAAGCAGCTGGACTTGATGAGGATCCAAACCCGAATTGCTGAGAGATTGAGCATGGGAGTGGACAAGAATGATAGCACGGAGAATGTGGCTATTAAATTGCATCGGAGGCTGAAGCAGCAAAACAAGTTTCTCCTCATTCTGGATGATGTTTGGGAGGGAATTGATTTGGATGCTTTGGGTGTCCCACGGCCTGAAGTTCATCCGGGTTGTAAGATCATACTGACAACTCGATTTAGAGACGTTTGTCGAGAGATGAAGACTGATGTAGAATTTAAAATGAATGTCCTAAATGACGCAGAAGCTTGGTATTTGTTCTGTAAAAGCGCAGGCAAGGTGGCCACCTTACGACATATCAAGCCATTAGCAAAGGCAGTAGCTAAAGAATGTGGTGGATTGCCCTTGGAAATAATTATCATGGGGACATCTATGAGGGGAAAAACAAAGGTTGAGCTCTGGAATAATTCCTTGAACCAACTTCAAAGTTCACTGCCATATAGCATCAAAGGAATCGAGGCTAAGGTTTATAGGCCCTTAAAGTGGAGCTACGACTCCTTGCAAG AAGGTCTCATAGATAATCAAAAGAACTATGATGATATACACAATACGGGAATTGCTTTGGTTGAATCTTTGAAGGACTGTTGTTTGCTGGAAGATGGTGACTTTAAGGACACTGTGAAAATGCATGATGTAGTTCGTGATGTTGCCTTATGGATTGCATCCTCCTTGGAGGATGAATGTAAATCCCTCGTTCGCTCGGGAGTGAGCTTGAGTCATATTTCACCAGTTGAATTATCGGGGCCCCTCAAGAGAGTTTCTTTCATGCTCAACAGTTTAAAAAGTCTACCCAATTGTGTGATGCAGTGTTCAGAGGTATCAACTTTGCTTCTACAAGATAATCCCCTGCTTCGCAGAGTTCCAGAGGACTTTTTTGTGGGATTTCTGGCGCTCAAGGTCTTGAATATGAGCGGGACCCATATCCGTAGGCTGCCTCTTTCCCTTCTCCAACTTGGACAACTCCACAGTCTTCTTTTACGGGATTGCATTTATCTTGAAGAATTGCCCCCACTGGGAAGCCTTAATAGACTGCAAGTGCTCGACTGTAATGGCACTGGTATTAAGGAGTTGCCAAATGAGATGGAACAGTTGAGCAACTTAAGGGTATTAAACCTGTCACGAACTGACTACTTGAAAACTATTCAAGCAGGGGTAGTATCAGAGTTGTCCGGGCTAGAGATTCTAGACATGACCCATAGTAATTACAAATGGGGTGTGAAAGAGGGACAGGCATCATTGGAGGAGCTAGGATGCCTTGAGCAGTTAATTTTTTGTTCAATTGGGTTGGATAGAAACACCTGTACTGCCTCGGAGGAGCTTGTTTGGATAACAAAATTGAAACGCTTCCAATTTCTTATGGGCTCAACCGATTCCATGATTGACAAACGAACCAAATACAAGGAAAGGGTAGTGATCTTCAGTGATCTTGATCTCTCTGGAGAAAGGATTGGAGGGTGGTTAACTCATGTGGATGCCCTGGATTTGGATTCTTGCTGGGGACTAAATGGGATGCTTGAAACCTTGGTCACAAACAGCGTTGGttgcttttcttgtttgaaGAAACTGACCATTTCCCATTCTTACAGCAGCTTTAAGCCCGCAGAAGGACATGGTGCTCAGTATGACCTGCTACCTAATCTAGAGGAGATTCACCTTCATTTTCTCAAACATTTACATAGCATTTCAGAATTAGTTGATCATCTTGGACTAAGATTCTCAAAACTAAGAGTCATGGAGGTAACCCGCTGCCCCTACTTAGACCATCTCCTCGATTGTGGTGGTGTTATTTTAACCTTAGAGAACCTGGAAGACCTAAAGGTATCGTCCTGTCCCGAGGTAGTTGAGCTCTTCAAATGCAGTTCACTATCGAACTCAGAGGCCGATCCAATTGTTCCTGGCCTACAGAGAATAAAGTTGACAGACCTTCCCAAATTAAATAGCTTAAGCAGACAACGGGGGACATGGCCGCATCTAGCTTATGTTGAAGTGATAGGTTGTGACAGCCTCAAGAAATTACCTCTCAGTAAGAGAAGTGCAAATGCCCTGAAAGAAATAGTAGGCGAATTGGAGTGGTGGAACCGATTGGAGTGGGATCGGATTGATATCCAGTCCAAACTTCAGCCCTTTTTTAAAGAACAGAGGCCATACTGA
- the LOC100241936 gene encoding probable disease resistance protein At4g27220, with amino-acid sequence MHDVVRDVAIWIASSLEDGCKSLARSGISLTEISKFELSQSLRRMSFMYNKLTALPDREIQCSEVSTLLLQGNPDLDIVPERFFQGLKALRYLEELPPLGGLRRLQVLDCSYTRLKELPEGMEQLSHLRVLNLSHTKQLQTFQAGVVSGLTGLEVLEMTYSNYKWGVQGKSLIQRKTKFEKRQVRLGKGDPSGECIGCLLTNSSSLTLFNIRGLNQTIETLVTRSVDCFSSLKSLSVANCDYTFPPVRGSGSQYDPLPNLEHLKLIKLTALESISEIAVHLGLRFSSLGVLHVLGCPKLKYLLNCSTDFTQTLGSLEEIRLHYCERLHDLFIYSPGQSPTSYSVAQNLRTIYLYKLPKLKTLCRGREPESWEHIEELGVTDCRM; translated from the exons ATGCATGATGTAGTTCGCGATGTTGCTATTTGGATCGCATCTTCCCTGGAGGATGGATGTAAATCCCTTGCTCGATCAGGAATCAGTTTGACTgagatttcaaaatttgagtTGTCACAGTCTCTCCGGAGAATGTCTTTCATGTACAACAAATTAACAGCATTACCTGATAGAGAAATACAGTGTTCAGAGGTGTCGACTTTACTTCTACAAGGTAATCCAGACCTTGATATAGTTCCAGAGAGATTCTTTCAAGGGCTTAAAGCACTCAGG TATCTTGAAGAATTACCCCCACTGGGAGGGCTTAGAAGGCTGCAAGTGCTTGATTGCAGTTACACTCGTCTCAAGGAATTGCCAGAAGGGATGGAGCAACTGAGCCATTTAAGGGTATTAAACCTGTCACACACCAAGCAGTTGCAAACCTTTCAGGCCGGAGTAGTGTCCGGGTTAACTGGTTTAGAGGTTCTGGAAATGACTTACAGTAACTATAAATGGGGAGTACAGGGAAAG TCACTGATACAGAGGAAGACAAAATTTGAGAAAAGGCAGGTGAGACTGGGTAAAGGTGATCCCTCTGGTGAATGCATTGGGTGCTTGTTAACCAATTCAAGCTCTCTTACCCTCTTTAATATCAGGGGACTGAATCAGACCATTGAAACCTTGGTCACAAGAAGTGTTGATTGCTTTTCTAGTTTGAAGTCGCTTTCTGTCGCGAATTGTGACTATACCTTTCCACCAGTGAGAGGAAGTGGTTCCCAATATGACCCACTACCAAACTTAGAGCACCTTAAACTCATTAAGCTAACAGCTCTGGAGAGCATTTCAGAAATAGCTGTGCATCTTGGTCTCAGATTCTCAAGCCTAGGAGTATTGCATGTATTGGGTTGTCCCAAATTAAAATATCTTCTCAATTGCAGTACTGATTTTACTCAAACCTTGGGAAGCCTGGAAGAAATCAGGTTACACTACTGTGAACGTTTGCATGATCTATTCATATACAGTCCAGGGCAGAGTCCCACGTCATATTCTGTTGCTCAAAACTTGAGGACAATATACTTGTACAAGCTTCCCAAGTTGAAGACTTTATGCAGAGGCAGAGAACCAGAGTCATGGGAGCACATTGAGGAGCTTGGAGTGACAGATTGTAGAATGTAA